A single genomic interval of Halobacillus halophilus DSM 2266 harbors:
- a CDS encoding DUF420 domain-containing protein, with amino-acid sequence MPLLPTLSTFFIVLSAVLVAIGWVLIAKNKRAGHKKVMVAGAISALTFFIIYVSRTIFIGNTSFGGPDEIKIYYTVFLIFHILLATVGAVFGIVTLTLAFKRKIPKHRKVGPVTSIIWFSTAITGVAVYLLLYIIYDGGTTTSMIKAILGT; translated from the coding sequence ACCCTTAGTACTTTTTTTATTGTGTTAAGTGCTGTACTTGTAGCCATTGGATGGGTACTCATAGCGAAGAATAAGAGAGCCGGTCATAAAAAAGTGATGGTTGCCGGAGCTATCAGCGCGTTAACGTTTTTTATTATTTATGTGAGCCGGACCATTTTTATCGGAAATACTAGTTTCGGTGGTCCTGATGAAATTAAAATTTATTATACGGTTTTCCTGATCTTTCATATCCTATTGGCCACTGTAGGTGCGGTCTTCGGAATAGTTACCTTAACGCTTGCGTTTAAACGTAAAATTCCTAAGCATCGCAAAGTAGGACCGGTAACCAGTATCATCTGGTTTTCTACTGCTATTACAGGTGTAGCGGTGTACTTACTTCTATACATTATTTACGACGGCGGAACGACAACCAGCATGATAAAAGCTATATTAGGGACGTAA
- a CDS encoding GNAT family N-acetyltransferase has translation MSIYTERLRLMPVSLELAQTLMKNPLAFYYKYQLPWNKNWPHYGLKAVMPIYAEKLEQDEEELGFGPWVIMDASGKRVVGDIGFKGRPNDNGIIEIGYHIVHSERNAGYASEAVDHLCTWAFSHPEVKGVEAECDRGNIASQKVLINNGFSHTGKNGDILRFKKEKKVHNPKPDCYKEGL, from the coding sequence ATGAGTATATACACAGAACGCCTGCGGTTGATGCCTGTTTCATTGGAGTTAGCTCAGACGCTAATGAAAAATCCACTGGCTTTTTATTATAAGTATCAGCTGCCCTGGAATAAAAATTGGCCACACTATGGTTTAAAGGCTGTTATGCCTATTTACGCAGAAAAACTTGAACAGGACGAAGAAGAGCTTGGTTTTGGGCCCTGGGTCATAATGGATGCATCAGGAAAACGTGTCGTAGGTGATATTGGATTTAAAGGCAGACCCAATGATAATGGAATAATTGAAATTGGATATCACATCGTTCATTCAGAAAGAAATGCAGGCTATGCTTCTGAAGCTGTAGATCATTTGTGTACATGGGCGTTTAGTCATCCTGAAGTAAAGGGTGTGGAGGCAGAGTGTGATCGAGGAAACATTGCTTCTCAGAAAGTGCTGATCAATAATGGGTTTTCTCATACAGGAAAGAATGGTGACATTTTACGGTTTAAAAAGGAAAAAAAGGTGCATAACCCAAAGCCTGACTGCTATAAAGAAGGCCTATAA
- the ytvI gene encoding sporulation integral membrane protein YtvI: MFRYLTKKQWVLIGLFILLIIAGYYILPVSIPLILALVTALFLNPSIRWMQFRFRMNRKMAVTIVFLLFLVFLGLLGTFAVTRAVAQIVQLADHAPEYINQMNQVLLNWQNNMDSFTRNMPQEFVDKVATELTNAFDRTTTAISQQLQLSNIASVAAKIPEYLVSFLVYLIALFLFMLELPRLREKMHAGFTEATSEKVKFMNARLAYVVFGFLKAQFLVSIIIFIVSLAGLLWISPEVALIMSLIIWMIDFIPIIGSIVILGPWSVYMLIIGDISMGAKLGILAITLLAIRRTVEPKVMGRHIGLSPLATLIAMYLGLQLIGLVGFILGPLVVIAFNSAKEAGIIKWNFKL; encoded by the coding sequence TTGTTCCGATATCTAACTAAAAAACAATGGGTCCTCATAGGGCTTTTCATACTACTTATCATTGCGGGATATTATATACTGCCAGTCTCTATCCCATTAATTTTAGCTCTTGTGACCGCTTTATTCCTTAACCCATCCATTCGATGGATGCAATTCAGGTTCCGAATGAACCGAAAAATGGCTGTTACCATTGTATTTTTGCTCTTTCTAGTCTTTCTTGGTTTACTTGGGACGTTTGCGGTTACCAGGGCCGTGGCTCAAATTGTTCAGCTTGCCGATCATGCGCCGGAATATATTAATCAAATGAATCAAGTACTTCTAAATTGGCAGAACAATATGGACAGTTTCACTCGCAATATGCCCCAGGAATTCGTTGATAAAGTAGCGACTGAATTGACGAATGCTTTTGATCGCACTACTACGGCCATCTCGCAGCAGCTGCAGTTATCCAATATCGCGTCCGTAGCTGCCAAAATACCTGAATACTTAGTTAGTTTTCTTGTGTATTTAATTGCGTTATTTTTATTTATGCTAGAACTACCCCGACTCAGGGAAAAAATGCATGCTGGTTTTACGGAAGCTACTTCTGAGAAAGTTAAGTTTATGAATGCACGTTTAGCGTATGTAGTTTTTGGTTTCCTAAAAGCCCAGTTTTTAGTGAGTATTATCATTTTTATCGTCTCTTTAGCAGGGCTTTTGTGGATATCTCCCGAAGTGGCTCTGATTATGTCACTGATTATATGGATGATTGATTTCATTCCTATTATCGGCTCTATCGTTATTCTCGGGCCCTGGTCGGTGTATATGCTGATTATTGGGGACATTTCGATGGGAGCCAAGCTCGGTATATTGGCAATTACCTTATTAGCCATTCGCAGAACGGTGGAGCCGAAGGTCATGGGGCGCCATATAGGACTTTCCCCCCTCGCCACTTTAATAGCCATGTATCTTGGTCTTCAGCTTATCGGGCTTGTTGGTTTTATCTTAGGTCCACTGGTGGTCATTGCCTTTAATTCCGCCAAAGAAGCCGGAATTATCAAATGGAACTTTAAACTATAA
- a CDS encoding YugN family protein — protein MKLESTGLDGLVVDFNPLTELMESNGFILGGSWDYERVTYDYKLDAPEKNVTYYVRVQGFAIEGDVDRGDAVIRLMDPLLGRHYYPHGVEYGEQEGFSEGIIEKARNLIKKIQEPANKYHNQVPEHIVLEKLTKWAEENQNQEVLQKVKELSNNPEQRK, from the coding sequence ATGAAACTTGAAAGTACAGGTTTAGATGGACTGGTTGTAGATTTCAATCCCTTAACGGAATTAATGGAAAGTAACGGTTTCATTCTAGGTGGATCCTGGGATTACGAACGTGTGACCTACGACTATAAACTGGATGCCCCGGAGAAAAACGTGACTTATTATGTACGCGTACAGGGCTTCGCCATTGAAGGGGATGTCGACCGTGGTGACGCGGTGATCCGACTGATGGATCCTCTTCTAGGCCGTCACTACTATCCGCACGGCGTGGAATACGGAGAACAGGAAGGCTTTTCTGAAGGTATTATTGAAAAAGCAAGAAATTTAATTAAGAAAATTCAGGAACCCGCCAATAAGTACCACAATCAGGTACCTGAGCATATCGTGCTTGAGAAACTAACCAAATGGGCGGAAGAAAACCAGAATCAGGAAGTTCTTCAAAAAGTTAAAGAGCTTTCCAACAACCCGGAACAGCGTAAATAA
- a CDS encoding CBS domain-containing protein, whose translation MKTVKDIMTSDVSVCRTDDTLSSAAQIMKQKNVGAVPVCDNQGQLMGMVTDRDLVLRGYADKKPETTPIQQVMSDRLYNCSPETTLEEASKIMAEHQIRRLPVVENGKLSGIISLGDLSVEDMSDHAAGVALQDISERPELH comes from the coding sequence ATGAAAACAGTGAAAGACATAATGACTAGTGATGTATCTGTATGCCGTACGGATGATACGCTTAGTTCCGCTGCTCAAATTATGAAGCAGAAGAACGTAGGGGCTGTTCCTGTATGCGATAATCAGGGTCAGTTGATGGGGATGGTAACCGATCGTGACTTAGTTCTGCGTGGTTATGCCGATAAGAAACCAGAAACTACTCCAATCCAGCAGGTCATGAGCGATCGTTTATACAACTGCAGCCCAGAGACTACGCTTGAAGAAGCGAGCAAAATAATGGCTGAGCATCAAATCCGCAGACTTCCAGTCGTGGAAAATGGAAAATTATCAGGGATCATCTCTCTTGGTGATTTATCTGTAGAAGATATGTCAGACCATGCGGCAGGAGTAGCTCTCCAAGACATTTCTGAACGCCCTGAACTTCATTAA
- the ylbD gene encoding spore coat protein YlbD encodes MSTNELHPNVQRFKEFVDDHPRVKEQIRKNHKLIQSYYEKWMILGAEDRFWESLPAVKKSTSSNKKDLFKQLGALMEELDWEEVSRHMDELNGALGQFQQFLSKAKKDSNKDRRELEYPYY; translated from the coding sequence ATGAGTACAAATGAATTGCACCCGAATGTCCAGCGCTTTAAAGAATTTGTAGATGATCATCCTCGTGTGAAGGAACAAATCCGGAAAAATCATAAACTGATTCAAAGCTATTATGAGAAGTGGATGATTTTGGGGGCGGAGGATCGTTTCTGGGAATCCCTGCCTGCGGTGAAGAAGAGTACTTCATCTAATAAGAAGGATTTGTTTAAGCAGTTAGGAGCATTAATGGAAGAGCTGGACTGGGAAGAGGTATCTCGCCATATGGATGAACTGAATGGGGCATTAGGACAATTTCAACAATTCTTATCTAAAGCTAAGAAAGATTCCAACAAAGATCGTAGAGAGTTAGAGTACCCTTATTACTAA
- a CDS encoding YlbF family regulator, which produces MLATMEIVDLLDSSETIGHMVMNSDTMHHYNEAKYALENDRDAQALIKRFADIKEHYEDVQRFGRYHPDYNDIMKKVRSVKREMDMHETVAHFKKAEREVQKLLDEISENVAFSVSEQIKVPKNGMALTDSGCSGGCGSGGSCGCS; this is translated from the coding sequence ATGCTAGCTACAATGGAAATTGTCGATCTGCTTGATAGTTCAGAAACGATTGGCCATATGGTCATGAATTCAGATACAATGCATCATTATAATGAAGCGAAGTACGCTCTTGAGAATGATCGCGACGCTCAGGCGCTCATCAAGAGATTTGCTGATATAAAAGAACACTATGAGGATGTTCAGCGTTTCGGGCGCTACCATCCGGATTATAATGATATTATGAAGAAAGTCCGTTCTGTGAAGAGAGAAATGGACATGCACGAAACCGTGGCTCATTTCAAAAAAGCGGAGCGGGAAGTGCAAAAGCTGTTGGATGAAATTAGCGAAAACGTGGCTTTTAGTGTAAGTGAACAAATAAAAGTTCCAAAAAACGGAATGGCTCTTACCGACTCCGGCTGCAGTGGCGGATGCGGAAGCGGCGGAAGCTGTGGGTGCTCTTAA
- a CDS encoding YlbG family protein, producing MIKTKRQGIIVYFQHMKNVRQIKKHGHLIHASKKLKYAVLYVNEEDLEFKMEKLERLPFVSRVIPSHKPEIQTDYENAKPDKAKQYDYKMGI from the coding sequence ATGATTAAAACGAAACGACAAGGTATTATTGTATATTTTCAACATATGAAAAATGTCAGGCAGATAAAAAAACACGGTCATCTCATTCATGCCTCTAAAAAGTTAAAATATGCGGTTCTATATGTGAATGAAGAAGATTTAGAATTCAAAATGGAAAAATTAGAGCGGTTACCATTTGTTTCCCGTGTTATTCCCTCACATAAACCTGAAATTCAGACGGATTATGAAAACGCAAAACCTGATAAAGCGAAACAATATGACTACAAAATGGGCATATAA
- a CDS encoding DUF7147 family protein: protein MIQKFIELGEGYADIYELIELGSLMPDRIQHAIAFYSEVNGKPLASLSLVMKPARGDKFQPIYICREGIPNPHEQPNRRFDLFKEMAESAGKEVAEFTIKPSSLFPETELFYQHLVGILRMNKFIAPLS from the coding sequence ATGATCCAGAAATTCATCGAACTAGGCGAAGGTTATGCAGATATTTATGAACTAATTGAACTGGGTTCACTTATGCCAGATAGAATTCAGCACGCGATCGCTTTCTACAGCGAAGTAAATGGCAAACCGCTGGCCTCATTATCCCTGGTCATGAAGCCGGCCCGTGGTGATAAGTTTCAGCCTATATATATCTGCCGGGAAGGGATACCAAACCCTCATGAGCAGCCGAATAGACGATTTGATTTGTTTAAAGAGATGGCTGAAAGTGCCGGAAAAGAGGTAGCCGAATTCACAATCAAACCATCAAGCTTATTTCCGGAAACTGAATTATTTTACCAGCATTTAGTCGGTATTTTACGAATGAACAAATTTATCGCTCCACTCTCATAA
- the rsmD gene encoding 16S rRNA (guanine(966)-N(2))-methyltransferase RsmD, protein MGNDDKRGVQTMRVIAGDFKGRQLKSVPTHQTRPTTDKVKEAVFHKIGPFFDGGKALDLFAGSGGLGIEALSRGVSSCIFVDQQQKAIQTIYENIHTLDLTDRTEVFRTDAKRAMKAAGKRGLTFDYIFLDPPYKKFSYKELMEALLDYELLAEQGVIICEHDASEEIPASIGRLDQMDSDVYGSNIGVTIFK, encoded by the coding sequence ATGGGGAATGATGACAAAAGAGGTGTACAAACGATGCGAGTAATAGCGGGTGACTTTAAAGGGCGTCAGTTAAAATCTGTCCCGACTCATCAAACTCGACCAACAACGGATAAAGTAAAGGAAGCGGTTTTTCACAAGATTGGTCCTTTTTTTGATGGAGGTAAAGCTTTAGATCTTTTTGCAGGAAGCGGAGGCCTGGGCATTGAAGCGTTGAGCAGAGGTGTGTCGTCCTGTATATTTGTAGATCAGCAGCAAAAAGCGATCCAGACCATATATGAAAATATCCATACATTGGATTTAACGGACCGTACAGAAGTGTTCAGAACGGATGCCAAACGTGCCATGAAAGCAGCGGGCAAACGAGGGTTAACGTTCGATTACATATTTCTTGACCCTCCCTATAAAAAGTTTTCCTACAAGGAATTAATGGAAGCGCTTTTAGATTATGAATTGCTGGCAGAGCAGGGAGTTATTATTTGTGAACACGATGCGTCTGAAGAAATCCCTGCATCGATAGGTCGATTGGATCAGATGGATTCAGATGTATATGGAAGTAATATAGGTGTGACAATATTTAAGTAA
- the coaD gene encoding pantetheine-phosphate adenylyltransferase, with translation MPTLAICPGSFDPVTYGHLDIIQRGAKVFDHVIVAVFNNQSKAPLFDVEERCGLLREVTKNLDNVSVDSCSGLLMDYAEEKNAQAIIRGLRAVSDFEYEMQITSMNRKLNADIETFFMMTNNQYSFLSSSIVKEVAKYRASISDLVPPPVEKALFTKFE, from the coding sequence ATGCCCACATTAGCTATTTGTCCAGGCAGTTTTGACCCGGTTACATACGGTCATTTAGATATTATTCAGCGAGGTGCAAAAGTGTTCGACCACGTTATTGTTGCTGTGTTTAATAATCAGAGTAAAGCACCTCTGTTTGACGTGGAGGAACGCTGCGGGCTCCTTAGGGAAGTAACCAAAAACCTGGACAACGTTTCTGTTGATTCCTGCAGTGGTTTATTAATGGATTATGCAGAAGAAAAGAATGCCCAGGCGATCATCCGTGGATTGCGTGCCGTCAGCGATTTCGAATATGAAATGCAGATTACATCGATGAACCGCAAATTAAACGCTGATATTGAGACGTTCTTTATGATGACAAATAACCAATATTCTTTTTTAAGTTCCAGCATCGTAAAAGAGGTAGCCAAATACAGAGCGAGTATTTCAGATTTAGTACCTCCTCCTGTAGAAAAAGCTTTATTTACTAAGTTTGAATAA
- the ylbJ gene encoding sporulation integral membrane protein YlbJ — translation MSKYILILLWMILEVQKTAHVEEAFLISKIKTMWLTCLTLGFAVSLIIYPKAALTASLRGLDLWWEVVFPSLLPFFITAELLIGFGVVHGLGALSERFMRPLFNVPGSGGFVWVMGMASGYPSGAKWTADLRKKGQISQIEAERLISFTNASSPLFLFGAVAVGFFHNASLGVILAIAHYGGNFIVGIAMRFYKRKEESPIRDQTYPTFREAFITMHQSRLDDGRSIGKLMGDAVSRSVDTLLMVGGFIMLFSVLTELLKRTGILPALSPLFHMIGLPESFPIPLMAGMLEMTTGIGAVTQTHESLLAQLMLVSFILGFHGFSIQAQIASIIAETDIRFKPYALSRLTHGAIATLMIAFLYLYVYSPSEPADSLPIWNPTEQLTIPLLEFFHHFGPPITIVMIMFTMFVKWQSKRTESNEDENDHYEHIS, via the coding sequence ATGTCCAAATATATCCTCATTCTACTATGGATGATATTAGAAGTACAGAAAACCGCGCACGTTGAGGAGGCGTTCCTTATTTCCAAAATAAAGACGATGTGGCTGACCTGTTTAACTCTTGGTTTTGCCGTGTCCTTAATTATATACCCTAAAGCTGCCTTGACCGCCAGTTTAAGGGGCCTTGATCTGTGGTGGGAGGTGGTCTTTCCATCTCTTCTCCCGTTCTTTATTACGGCCGAATTGCTTATTGGATTTGGTGTGGTTCATGGTCTGGGAGCCCTGAGCGAACGATTTATGCGCCCTTTGTTCAATGTACCCGGGTCCGGCGGCTTTGTGTGGGTCATGGGAATGGCAAGTGGTTACCCTAGCGGAGCCAAATGGACAGCTGACCTTAGAAAAAAAGGCCAAATCTCTCAAATTGAAGCAGAGCGCCTCATCTCTTTTACCAATGCATCCAGTCCGCTTTTTCTTTTTGGAGCTGTAGCTGTAGGTTTTTTTCATAATGCTTCTCTCGGAGTAATTCTTGCTATCGCTCATTATGGAGGCAACTTCATCGTAGGTATAGCTATGCGTTTTTACAAGAGAAAAGAAGAATCTCCCATTCGAGACCAAACCTACCCAACCTTCAGAGAAGCTTTCATCACTATGCATCAGTCTCGTTTGGACGATGGTAGATCAATAGGGAAATTAATGGGGGATGCCGTGTCCCGATCTGTTGACACCCTTCTGATGGTCGGCGGGTTTATTATGCTATTTTCCGTTCTGACAGAGCTGCTGAAACGAACAGGTATCCTGCCCGCCTTATCCCCTTTGTTCCATATGATCGGCCTTCCTGAAAGCTTTCCTATACCGCTTATGGCCGGGATGCTGGAGATGACTACCGGAATCGGGGCGGTGACTCAAACACATGAATCCTTACTAGCCCAGCTCATGCTTGTAAGTTTCATCTTAGGCTTTCACGGCTTCTCTATCCAGGCTCAAATTGCAAGCATTATAGCAGAAACGGATATCCGCTTTAAGCCATATGCCCTTTCCAGACTGACTCATGGAGCCATTGCGACCCTGATGATTGCTTTTTTATACCTTTATGTCTACTCCCCATCTGAGCCGGCCGACAGTCTTCCGATATGGAACCCGACCGAACAGCTTACCATCCCGCTTTTGGAATTCTTTCACCATTTCGGGCCGCCGATCACCATTGTCATGATTATGTTTACGATGTTTGTGAAATGGCAGTCCAAACGTACTGAATCAAATGAAGATGAAAATGACCACTACGAACATATTTCGTAG
- a CDS encoding patatin-like phospholipase family protein, which produces MGGPKIGLALGSGGARGFSHLGVLKVLKSYGIPIDMIAGSSMGALVGSFFAAGQKIEDMYKLAFTFKRKYYLDFTVPKMGFIQGRRIKEYIRLFTFGKNIEDFPLPMAIIATDLYAGQKMIFTDGPASEAVRASIAIPGIFVPERINERLYIDGGVMDRVPVSVVKQMGADIVIAVDCAHFDADPNINTIYDVITQSIDIMQDELVNAMGVSTDADVMIRPDVSKYSSRAFTNIEDIVAAGEAAAEDQIKNIQTRLAAWKEP; this is translated from the coding sequence GTGGGAGGTCCGAAGATCGGTTTGGCGCTAGGTTCGGGAGGAGCACGTGGTTTTTCTCACCTGGGCGTTCTCAAGGTTCTCAAAAGTTACGGAATTCCAATCGATATGATAGCGGGGAGCAGCATGGGAGCTTTAGTAGGCTCTTTTTTTGCGGCTGGACAAAAGATTGAGGATATGTACAAACTCGCTTTTACGTTTAAACGGAAATATTATTTGGATTTCACCGTCCCGAAGATGGGCTTTATTCAGGGACGACGGATTAAAGAGTACATCCGTCTTTTTACTTTTGGAAAGAACATAGAAGATTTCCCTCTTCCTATGGCGATTATTGCGACAGATCTGTACGCCGGGCAAAAGATGATTTTTACAGATGGTCCTGCCAGTGAGGCAGTCCGGGCTAGCATCGCCATTCCCGGGATTTTTGTGCCGGAACGAATCAATGAGCGTTTGTATATTGATGGAGGCGTAATGGACCGTGTCCCCGTTTCTGTTGTGAAACAGATGGGCGCTGACATTGTAATCGCAGTAGATTGCGCTCATTTTGACGCCGATCCCAATATCAATACCATCTATGATGTTATTACGCAAAGTATAGACATCATGCAGGATGAATTAGTGAATGCTATGGGAGTATCAACAGATGCTGATGTTATGATTCGTCCAGATGTATCCAAATATAGCTCCCGCGCTTTTACGAATATTGAAGATATCGTAGCCGCGGGGGAAGCAGCAGCGGAAGACCAGATTAAAAATATCCAAACCAGGCTTGCTGCATGGAAGGAGCCCTAA
- a CDS encoding SepM family pheromone-processing serine protease, producing the protein MKANKRVLITGIITAVIIAFLAAYRLPFYIYKPGSADALDPIVEVVDGYDSEGDMHLVTVRGGQATPIQWLMAKIRPYNQVYPIEQIRPEGVSEEEYYHAQLQMMESSQEAAKVVAYQAADRDIEINFEGVFVMSVIQGMPAEEKLQSGDQILEVDGKKIEESSDLINYVTDMKKGSNVTLTIKRDEETLQKDIELAPFPDNPDKVGVGISLVTDRSVKVDPEVKVKSGEIGGPSAGLMFSLEIYDQLTENDVTKGFQIAGTGEINYEGQVGRIGGIDKKVVAASNDGADIFFAPNEDGRENSNYQVAKRTAEDIETEMKVVPVDTFQEALTYLKDLEPA; encoded by the coding sequence ATGAAAGCCAATAAGCGCGTACTTATTACTGGAATCATAACCGCAGTGATTATTGCATTTTTAGCGGCATATCGATTACCGTTTTATATTTACAAACCAGGTTCTGCTGACGCTTTGGACCCGATTGTCGAAGTCGTCGATGGATATGATAGTGAAGGTGATATGCATCTGGTAACCGTAAGAGGCGGACAGGCAACACCAATACAGTGGCTGATGGCTAAAATCAGGCCATACAACCAAGTTTATCCGATCGAACAAATCCGTCCAGAGGGTGTATCGGAAGAAGAATACTACCATGCTCAGCTGCAAATGATGGAATCTTCTCAGGAAGCGGCTAAAGTGGTCGCTTATCAGGCGGCAGATAGAGACATAGAAATTAATTTCGAAGGCGTTTTTGTCATGAGTGTTATTCAAGGAATGCCTGCAGAAGAAAAACTGCAATCAGGTGATCAAATTCTGGAAGTTGATGGAAAGAAAATCGAGGAGTCCAGCGACTTAATTAATTATGTCACGGATATGAAAAAAGGATCAAATGTAACATTAACGATCAAAAGAGATGAAGAGACGCTTCAAAAAGACATCGAGCTTGCTCCATTTCCTGACAATCCAGATAAAGTAGGGGTAGGAATTTCCCTTGTAACGGATCGATCCGTCAAGGTTGATCCAGAAGTTAAAGTGAAGAGCGGAGAAATCGGCGGACCCAGCGCTGGCTTAATGTTCTCGCTTGAGATCTATGATCAGTTAACAGAAAACGATGTTACGAAAGGATTTCAAATTGCGGGGACCGGTGAAATTAACTACGAAGGGCAAGTAGGAAGAATCGGCGGTATAGATAAGAAAGTGGTAGCGGCCTCGAATGATGGGGCGGACATCTTTTTTGCTCCGAATGAAGATGGACGTGAAAACTCAAATTATCAAGTAGCCAAACGGACCGCAGAGGACATTGAGACAGAAATGAAGGTAGTTCCCGTGGATACGTTCCAAGAGGCTCTAACCTATCTAAAGGACCTTGAACCAGCCTGA
- a CDS encoding nucleotidyltransferase produces the protein MKACGVIVEYNPFHNGHLYHLERSKETAEADCMIAIMSGNFLQRGEPAIIDKWHRAEAALKSGADLVLELPYIYAVEHSDYFSQGAVQALSEIGVESICFGSESGDIQAFLSAHDHLDQHAGLYDETVRKHLNQGYSFPEASRFGYQAVELPTNSIDLAQPNNILGYSYVKQILAYNNQIRPLTIKREKNHYHDETIEGNIASATSIRKELLADGMNLLVQDSIPEATRDQLLLYKENKGMWHEWNQYFSLLQHKILTLKPKDLRSIQGVDEGLEHRLQRIIKESENFQQFMEKLKTKRYTWTRLQRTLVHILTGTEKQDAQLLLNQPPPYVRVLAMSDTGKDYLRSTKKQMRIPLLTQPQQMNHLMLDIEERAAIAYYSVLEASVRNAMIKAEYGAPVQH, from the coding sequence TTGAAAGCATGCGGGGTTATCGTGGAATACAATCCTTTTCATAATGGTCATCTTTATCACCTGGAACGTTCGAAAGAAACTGCAGAAGCTGATTGTATGATTGCCATCATGAGTGGAAACTTCCTGCAGCGTGGGGAACCTGCCATCATTGATAAATGGCACCGGGCTGAAGCAGCCTTAAAATCTGGTGCTGATCTCGTACTGGAGCTTCCCTACATATATGCTGTTGAGCACAGTGACTATTTCAGTCAGGGAGCCGTGCAGGCTCTTTCTGAAATTGGGGTGGAATCTATCTGTTTCGGCAGTGAAAGTGGTGATATACAGGCTTTTCTAAGCGCTCACGATCATTTGGACCAACATGCGGGGCTTTATGATGAAACCGTAAGGAAACATTTAAATCAGGGGTACTCCTTTCCTGAAGCCTCTCGTTTTGGTTACCAGGCTGTTGAGTTGCCAACGAATAGTATTGATCTGGCTCAGCCCAACAATATTCTGGGCTACAGCTACGTAAAACAAATCCTCGCCTACAATAATCAGATTCGTCCTCTTACCATTAAAAGAGAAAAAAATCATTACCATGACGAAACGATTGAGGGAAATATTGCAAGTGCCACCAGTATAAGAAAAGAACTCTTAGCTGACGGCATGAACCTCCTTGTTCAGGACTCTATACCAGAAGCCACTCGGGACCAGCTGCTTTTATATAAGGAAAACAAGGGCATGTGGCATGAATGGAATCAATATTTCTCCTTACTGCAGCACAAAATCTTAACTTTGAAACCAAAAGATCTTCGTTCTATCCAAGGAGTCGATGAAGGGCTTGAACACCGGCTTCAACGAATCATTAAAGAATCTGAGAATTTTCAGCAGTTTATGGAAAAATTAAAGACGAAACGTTATACGTGGACAAGATTGCAGCGCACGCTCGTGCATATTTTGACAGGCACTGAAAAGCAGGATGCTCAATTGCTGCTGAACCAGCCTCCACCTTATGTACGCGTATTAGCTATGAGTGACACCGGGAAAGATTATTTGCGTTCGACTAAGAAACAGATGAGAATCCCTTTACTCACTCAGCCACAGCAAATGAATCATCTTATGCTGGATATTGAAGAGAGAGCTGCAATCGCATACTACAGTGTTTTAGAAGCTTCTGTAAGAAACGCTATGATCAAAGCGGAGTACGGTGCCCCCGTTCAACATTAA